A single window of Echinimonas agarilytica DNA harbors:
- a CDS encoding alpha/beta fold hydrolase, with amino-acid sequence MSDLHQESIFLPYRNGHLHIRKIESANTNAANPVLMLHGSMSNGRVFYTKSGKGLGCFLARRGHPVYILDVFGNGQSEPRIQGGESYGQSEVINEQIPLIHDYIMAQHHQAMHWVGHSWGTILMASHYARYPQRQHQVITLSGFASKKTIYSQHPKKPLYVNLVWNRICPWLTKRYGFLPAQRFKLGMDNETTQSLLDNVKWVNGQPWKDRDGFCYQSAARKTAWPATWFLAGKADHVLGNPADVKAFLKDSCNHTAKFTLLSKKNGNRHDYDHTSLLVHPDAMADHLPEFAQWLSRHNC; translated from the coding sequence ATGTCTGATCTTCACCAAGAGTCTATTTTTCTGCCCTACCGCAATGGCCATTTGCACATTCGTAAAATCGAATCTGCCAACACAAACGCGGCAAACCCTGTACTCATGCTTCATGGCAGCATGAGCAATGGCCGTGTTTTTTATACCAAGTCGGGCAAGGGGTTAGGCTGTTTTTTAGCGCGCAGAGGTCATCCTGTTTATATTTTAGATGTGTTTGGCAACGGCCAAAGTGAGCCGCGCATTCAAGGCGGGGAGTCATATGGCCAAAGTGAAGTCATTAACGAACAAATACCGCTGATCCACGACTATATTATGGCTCAGCATCACCAAGCCATGCATTGGGTGGGCCATTCGTGGGGCACTATTTTGATGGCAAGCCATTATGCTCGTTATCCGCAACGTCAGCATCAGGTCATCACTTTAAGCGGCTTTGCATCAAAGAAAACTATTTACAGTCAACACCCAAAAAAGCCGCTCTACGTGAACTTAGTTTGGAACCGAATATGTCCTTGGCTCACTAAACGATACGGATTCTTGCCCGCACAACGCTTTAAGTTAGGCATGGACAACGAGACCACGCAATCGCTATTGGACAATGTGAAGTGGGTTAATGGTCAGCCATGGAAAGACCGTGATGGCTTTTGTTATCAATCTGCTGCTCGAAAAACCGCTTGGCCGGCGACATGGTTTTTAGCGGGCAAAGCCGACCATGTGTTGGGCAACCCCGCTGATGTGAAAGCGTTTTTGAAGGATAGCTGTAATCACACCGCCAAATTTACCCTGCTGAGCAAGAAAAATGGCAATCGACATGATTACGACCACACTTCACTGCTCGTTCACCCAGATGCGATGGCCGACCATTTACCTGAGTTTGCACAATGGCTGTCACGCCATAATTGTTGA